The Cycloclasticus sp. genomic sequence CCACTCTTGCGGTTAAAGTTGCCATATTAAATGACTTGTATACATTGCCGGAAATGAGAGGCAAAGGTATTGGTAAACAACTCGTCGAGCATTGCAGGGATTTTGCAAAATCAAATGGTGCATCAAGGCTACAATGGGTAACTGCACCAGATAATGAGCAAGCACAAAAACTTTATGACTCACTAGATACGGGTAAGAGCACATGGTACTTTTATACATACAACACATAACAAAATAATCAA encodes the following:
- a CDS encoding GNAT family N-acetyltransferase, producing MIEFVSNKNVDEALPLIRKYQEFYKVADISDSKNKEFFSQFGETSPFGCQFIFRNNSKAVGFATVFFTYSSTLAVKVAILNDLYTLPEMRGKGIGKQLVEHCRDFAKSNGASRLQWVTAPDNEQAQKLYDSLDTGKSTWYFYTYNT